The following proteins come from a genomic window of Montipora foliosa isolate CH-2021 chromosome 2, ASM3666993v2, whole genome shotgun sequence:
- the LOC137993200 gene encoding universal stress protein in QAH/OAS sulfhydrylase 3'region-like isoform X2 has product MADQKTVIIAVDGSEHSKKAFDWYCGNLYQSGDQIVFVHAIDVDRRPVVMHPHGMAYYDSYRKWFEKSKIESKNMMDSFAETCRNSKYNFKVVTELGKPGEVICNAASKEKADHIVMGSRGLGTVRRTLLGSVSDYLLHHSCIPVSVVPPAAE; this is encoded by the exons ATGGCAGATCAAAAAACGGTGATCATTGCCGTGGATGGAAGTGAACACAgcaagaaagcttttgact GGTACTGCGGGAACCTGTATCAATCTGGTGACCAAATTGTTTTTGTGCATGCGATTGATGTGGACAGGAGGCCAGTTGTTATGCATCCAC ATGGTATGGCATACTATGATAGTTATAGGAAATGGTTTGAGAAAAGTAAGattgaaagcaaaaatatgaTGGACTCATTTGCTGAAACTTGCAGAAATAGTAAG TACAACTTCAAGGTGGTTACAGAGCTTGGCAAACCAGGGGAAGTTATTTGCAATGCAGCAAGCAAAGAAAAAGCAGATCACATAGTAATGGGCAGCCGTGGGCTTGGCACAGTGCGACGGACACTATTGGGAAGTGTGAGTGACTATCTTCTACATCACTCGTGTATTCCGGTGTCAGTGGTCCCACCAGCTGCTGAGTAA
- the LOC137993200 gene encoding universal stress protein in QAH/OAS sulfhydrylase 3'region-like isoform X1 — protein sequence MADQKTVIIAVDGSEHSKKAFDWYCGNLYQSGDQIVFVHAIDVDRRPVVMHPRTYGMAYYDSYRKWFEKSKIESKNMMDSFAETCRNSKYNFKVVTELGKPGEVICNAASKEKADHIVMGSRGLGTVRRTLLGSVSDYLLHHSCIPVSVVPPAAE from the exons ATGGCAGATCAAAAAACGGTGATCATTGCCGTGGATGGAAGTGAACACAgcaagaaagcttttgact GGTACTGCGGGAACCTGTATCAATCTGGTGACCAAATTGTTTTTGTGCATGCGATTGATGTGGACAGGAGGCCAGTTGTTATGCATCCACGTACGT ATGGTATGGCATACTATGATAGTTATAGGAAATGGTTTGAGAAAAGTAAGattgaaagcaaaaatatgaTGGACTCATTTGCTGAAACTTGCAGAAATAGTAAG TACAACTTCAAGGTGGTTACAGAGCTTGGCAAACCAGGGGAAGTTATTTGCAATGCAGCAAGCAAAGAAAAAGCAGATCACATAGTAATGGGCAGCCGTGGGCTTGGCACAGTGCGACGGACACTATTGGGAAGTGTGAGTGACTATCTTCTACATCACTCGTGTATTCCGGTGTCAGTGGTCCCACCAGCTGCTGAGTAA
- the LOC137990839 gene encoding mitochondrial substrate carrier family protein S-like isoform X1, with protein MTHNERRINWIQEGLIGLGVGVLYGTTSVAVGHPFDTIKTKMQAQQGFEHEGMIRSFARTVKTQGIRGLYKGCIPPLWGSGIYRSTQFAVFEALYTYFNGFGRREIPLTGGLQVRVLIGGAAASTARAIIETPLELAKIRRQTGQTWEFKGLYRGFGVTWCRTMGLMCTYFILLDSGRRKFPELFRRPILGPFLASGIAATMAWWVVWPLENMKSQVQGNYGKDLPVVARMRLVIKTRGGLFGLYRGIVPGSIRSFMSNGTSMIAMSWAQRKVSQWGLRG; from the exons ATGACTCACAACGAAAGAAGAATTAACTGGATTCAAGAAGGGCTCATAGGTCTTGGAG TTGGGGTACTTTATGGCACAACAAGTGTTGCTGTTGGTCACCCCTTTGATACCATCAAAACCAAGATGCAAGCCCAGCAAGGATTTGAACATGAAGGAATGATCAGATCATTTGCAAGGACCGTAAAAACACAAGGCATTAGAGGCCTTTACAA GGGTTGCATTCCTCCACTTTGGGGATCTGGAATCTATAGGTCAACTCAGTTTGCTGTATTTGAAGCCCT ATATACATATTTCAATGGTTTTGGGAGACGGGAAATTCCTTTGACAGGTGGATTGCAAGT CCGAGTGTTAATAGGTGGAGCAGCAGCTTCAACAGCAAGAGCCATTATTGAAACTCCTTTAGAGCTTGCTAAG ATCAGAAGACAGACGGGTcagacttgggaatttaaagggCTTTACAGG GGTTTTGGAGTGACGTGGTGTCGTACCATGGGCCTTATGTGCACATATTTTATACTATTGGATTCTGGAAGAAGGAAGTTTCCTGAACTTTTTAGGAGACCCATCTTAGGTCCATTTCTTGCCTCTGGGATAGCAGCGAC TATGGCCTGGTGGGTTGTGTGGCCGTTGGAAAACATGAAGTCGCAAGTGCAAGGAAACTATGGCAA GGACCTTCCTGTTGTTGCTCGCATGAGACTAGTGATAAAGACGCGCGGCGGTTTGTTTGGTCTCTACCGAGGAATTGTTCCAGGATCAATAAGGAGCTTCATGTCGAATGGAACATCCATGATTGCAATGAGCTGGGCTCAAAGAAAAGTTTCCCAGTGGGGACTGCGAGGATAG
- the LOC137990839 gene encoding mitochondrial substrate carrier family protein S-like isoform X2: MTHNERRINWIQEGLIGLGVGVLYGTTSVAVGHPFDTIKTKMQAQQGFEHEGMIRSFARTVKTQGIRGLYKGCIPPLWGSGIYRSTQFAVFEALYTYFNGFGRREIPLTGGLQVRVLIGGAAASTARAIIETPLELAKGFGVTWCRTMGLMCTYFILLDSGRRKFPELFRRPILGPFLASGIAATMAWWVVWPLENMKSQVQGNYGKDLPVVARMRLVIKTRGGLFGLYRGIVPGSIRSFMSNGTSMIAMSWAQRKVSQWGLRG, from the exons ATGACTCACAACGAAAGAAGAATTAACTGGATTCAAGAAGGGCTCATAGGTCTTGGAG TTGGGGTACTTTATGGCACAACAAGTGTTGCTGTTGGTCACCCCTTTGATACCATCAAAACCAAGATGCAAGCCCAGCAAGGATTTGAACATGAAGGAATGATCAGATCATTTGCAAGGACCGTAAAAACACAAGGCATTAGAGGCCTTTACAA GGGTTGCATTCCTCCACTTTGGGGATCTGGAATCTATAGGTCAACTCAGTTTGCTGTATTTGAAGCCCT ATATACATATTTCAATGGTTTTGGGAGACGGGAAATTCCTTTGACAGGTGGATTGCAAGT CCGAGTGTTAATAGGTGGAGCAGCAGCTTCAACAGCAAGAGCCATTATTGAAACTCCTTTAGAGCTTGCTAAG GGTTTTGGAGTGACGTGGTGTCGTACCATGGGCCTTATGTGCACATATTTTATACTATTGGATTCTGGAAGAAGGAAGTTTCCTGAACTTTTTAGGAGACCCATCTTAGGTCCATTTCTTGCCTCTGGGATAGCAGCGAC TATGGCCTGGTGGGTTGTGTGGCCGTTGGAAAACATGAAGTCGCAAGTGCAAGGAAACTATGGCAA GGACCTTCCTGTTGTTGCTCGCATGAGACTAGTGATAAAGACGCGCGGCGGTTTGTTTGGTCTCTACCGAGGAATTGTTCCAGGATCAATAAGGAGCTTCATGTCGAATGGAACATCCATGATTGCAATGAGCTGGGCTCAAAGAAAAGTTTCCCAGTGGGGACTGCGAGGATAG
- the LOC137990839 gene encoding uncharacterized protein isoform X3 has translation MTHNERRINWIQEGLIGLGVGVLYGTTSVAVGHPFDTIKTKMQAQQGFEHEGMIRSFARTVKTQGIRGLYKGCIPPLWGSGIYRSTQFAVFEALYTYFNGFGRREIPLTGGLQVRVLIGGAAASTARAIIETPLELAKIRRQTGQTWEFKGLYRGFGVTWCRTMGLMCTYFILLDSGRRKFPELFRRPILGPFLASGIAATMAWWVVWPLENMKSQVQGNYGTFLLLLA, from the exons ATGACTCACAACGAAAGAAGAATTAACTGGATTCAAGAAGGGCTCATAGGTCTTGGAG TTGGGGTACTTTATGGCACAACAAGTGTTGCTGTTGGTCACCCCTTTGATACCATCAAAACCAAGATGCAAGCCCAGCAAGGATTTGAACATGAAGGAATGATCAGATCATTTGCAAGGACCGTAAAAACACAAGGCATTAGAGGCCTTTACAA GGGTTGCATTCCTCCACTTTGGGGATCTGGAATCTATAGGTCAACTCAGTTTGCTGTATTTGAAGCCCT ATATACATATTTCAATGGTTTTGGGAGACGGGAAATTCCTTTGACAGGTGGATTGCAAGT CCGAGTGTTAATAGGTGGAGCAGCAGCTTCAACAGCAAGAGCCATTATTGAAACTCCTTTAGAGCTTGCTAAG ATCAGAAGACAGACGGGTcagacttgggaatttaaagggCTTTACAGG GGTTTTGGAGTGACGTGGTGTCGTACCATGGGCCTTATGTGCACATATTTTATACTATTGGATTCTGGAAGAAGGAAGTTTCCTGAACTTTTTAGGAGACCCATCTTAGGTCCATTTCTTGCCTCTGGGATAGCAGCGAC TATGGCCTGGTGGGTTGTGTGGCCGTTGGAAAACATGAAGTCGCAAGTGCAAGGAAACTATG GGACCTTCCTGTTGTTGCTCGCATGA
- the LOC137990840 gene encoding uncharacterized protein, whose translation MLPQASNINEESDTSSVEGEIASNAPLYHSTPQPKAKRVCRVPINTSDSSSSDESSNISPVEGVTAGNVSSSSSVEGEIAPLVFKANVYKSMLPQSSNINEESDTSSVEGEIYNVVEETIGKQQPLPNSQDRFASLGDVTTSATSVIKQTSEVETPKMGTRRRALFSDTESEFEDFEGFDARDTRPCAKIASNAKPLYHSTPQPKAKRVCRVPINTSDSSSSDESSNISPVEDVTAGNVSSSSSVEGEIAPLVFEANVSKSMLPQASNINEESDTSSVEGEIYNVVEEIIGKQQPLPVSQDRFTSLGDVTTSATSVLKQTSEDKTPKMGSRRRALFSDTESEFEDFEGFDARDTRPCAEIASNAPLNHSTPQPKAKRVCRVPINTSDSSSSDESSNISPVEGVTAGNVSSSSSVEGEIAPLVFKANVYKSMLPQSSNINEESDTSSVEGEIYNVVEETIGKQQPLPNSQDRFASLGDVTTSATSVLKQTSEDKTPKMGSRRRGKHRSTVSTPEELTKETCCQETFCLQKLLSVSQMKKSRENFCHDYPTYELQRQFLFNWLDDNQPTAGVFRYYISGIKVCWSAWTKVLGFTRRRFFELKREFLLGRRSARHGASLKTKDCPQS comes from the exons ATGCTCCCCCAAGCTTCTAACATCAATGAAGAATCTGATACGAGTTCTGTCGAAGGAGAGATTGCCAGTAATGCTCCATTGTATCATTCTACACCTCAACCGAAAGCCAAACGAGTTTGCCGCGTACCAATTAATACTAGCGATTCATCTAGTAGTGACGAGAGCTCGAACATTTCTCCTGTAGAAGGTGTAACGGCTGGAAACGTTTCTTCTTCGAGTTCTGTGGAGGGTGAAATCGCACCACTCGTCTTCAAAGCAAACGTTTATAAGTCAATGCTCCCCCAATCTTCTAACATCAATGAAGAATCTGACACGAGTTCTGTGGAAGGAGAGATTTATAATGTTGTGGAGGAAACAATTGGAAAGCAACAACCTTTGCCCAATTCCCAAGATAGATTCGCCAGCTTAGGTGATGTAACAACCAGTGCTACATCAGTTATTAAGCAAACCAGTGAGGTTGAAACCCCAAAGATGGGAACTCGACGAAGAG cTTTATTTTCGGATACAGAGAGTGAGTTCGAAGACTTTGAAGGATTTGATGCCAGAGATACGAGACCGTGTGCAAAGATCGCCAGTAATGCTAAACCATTGTATCATTCTACACCTCAACCGAAAGCCAAACGAGTTTGCCGAGTACCAATTAATACTAGCGATTCATCTAGTAGTGACGAGAGCTCGAACATTTCTCCTGTAGAAGATGTAACGGCTGGAAACGTTTCTTCTTCGAGTTCTGTGGAGGGTGAAATCGCACCACTCGTCTTCGAAGCAAACGTTTCTAAGTCAATGCTCCCCCAAGCTTCTAACATCAATGAAGAATCTGATACGAGTTCTGTGGAAGGAGAGATTTATAATGTTGTGGAGGAAATAATTGGAAAGCAACAACCTTTACCCGTTTCCCAAGATAGATTCACCAGCTTAGGTGATGTAACAACCAGTGCTACATCAGTTCTTAAGCAAACCAGTGAGGATAAAACCCCAAAGATGGGAAGTCGACGAAGAG cTTTATTTTCGGATACAGAGAGTGAGTTCGAAGATTTTGAGGGATTTGATGCCAGAGATACGAGACCGTGTGCAGAGATCGCCAGTAATGCTCCATTGAATCATTCTACACCTCAACCGAAAGCCAAACGAGTTTGCCGCGTACCAATTAATACTAGCGATTCATCTAGTAGTGACGAGAGCTCGAACATTTCTCCTGTAGAAGGTGTAACGGCTGGAAACGTTTCTTCTTCGAGTTCTGTGGAGGGTGAAATCGCACCACTCGTCTTCAAAGCAAACGTTTATAAGTCAATGCTCCCCCAATCTTCTAACATCAATGAAGAATCTGACACGAGTTCTGTGGAAGGAGAGATTTATAATGTTGTGGAGGAAACAATTGGAAAGCAACAACCTTTGCCCAATTCCCAAGATAGATTCGCCAGCTTAGGTGATGTAACAACCAGTGCTACATCAGTTCTTAAGCAAACCAGTGAGGATAAAACTCCAAAGATGGGAAGTCGACGAAGAG GGAAACATCGATCGACTGTGTCCACCCCTGAAGAGTTGACAAAGGAAACGTGTTGCCAAGAAACATTCTGCCTGCAGAAGTTGCTGTCGGTGAGCCAAATGAAAAAGTCCCGCGAAAATTTTTGTCACGACTATCCAACATATGAACTCCAAAGGCAGTTTCTGTTCAACTGGCTCGATGATAATCAGCCAACTGCTGGAGTATTTAGATATTACATCAGCGGTATTAAGGTCTGTTGGAGCGCTTGGACGAAAGTATTAGGTTTTACTCGTAGAAGATTTTTTGAATTAAAAAGAGAATTTTTGTTAGGAAGACGAAGTGCGCGTCATGGTGCATCGTTAAAGACAAAAGACTGTCCACAGAGCTAG